A window of the Thermostichus vulcanus str. 'Rupite' genome harbors these coding sequences:
- a CDS encoding chromophore lyase CpcT/CpeT codes for MSTSPSVSPQLAQLATWMAGHFNNLQQAITEPVWFANIHVYQCPLPWSVLNGVGFYVEQLYDIYPEQPYRQRVLHLFESPDGIRIQNYALTAPDSYKCAGRELGKLAGLTAAGLEPLPGCITQVEWTGSSYRGQSVPGKGCIVERKGKTTYLYSEFEIGADYFHSLDQGRDPETDQVIWGSLSGPFQFVKKQDFSGYLPQWG; via the coding sequence ATGTCTACTTCTCCGTCTGTTTCTCCACAACTGGCGCAACTGGCCACCTGGATGGCTGGACACTTCAATAACCTGCAACAGGCGATCACAGAGCCGGTTTGGTTTGCCAATATCCATGTGTATCAGTGCCCCTTGCCCTGGTCGGTGTTGAATGGGGTGGGGTTTTACGTGGAGCAACTGTACGATATTTATCCTGAGCAGCCCTATCGGCAACGGGTGTTGCACCTGTTCGAGTCCCCAGACGGGATCCGCATTCAAAACTATGCTCTCACGGCTCCGGATTCTTATAAGTGTGCCGGTCGGGAGTTGGGGAAATTGGCCGGTCTGACCGCAGCGGGGCTGGAACCCTTGCCCGGATGTATCACTCAGGTGGAATGGACGGGATCCAGCTATCGAGGTCAGAGTGTGCCCGGTAAGGGGTGTATCGTGGAGCGCAAGGGTAAAACCACCTATCTGTACAGCGAGTTTGAGATTGGGGCCGACTATTTTCACAGCCTGGATCAAGGGCGGGATCCAGAAACGGATCAGGTGATTTGGGGATCCCTATCGGGGCCCTTTCAGTTTGTCAAGAAACAGGATTTTTCCGGATATCTTCCCCAGTGGGGCTGA
- the rlmN gene encoding 23S rRNA (adenine(2503)-C(2))-methyltransferase RlmN: protein MSAPSLPLLGQSLSALKDWATAQGQPAYRGQQLHNWIYQKGIRSLDKVTVFPKGWREALKDYPVGRSEMVQRTEARDGTVKYLLGLTDGQLIETVGIPTSKRLTVCVSSQVGCPMACDFCATGKMGYRRNLELHEILDQVLTVQEDFGRRVSHIVFMGMGEPLLNRDTVVRAIRSLNQEIGIGQRHITLSTVGVPRQIPWLAQQDLQITLAVSLHAPNQELRQQLIPSAVHYPLASLIQDCRDYMLSSGRRVSFEYTLLGGVNDLPIHARQLAELLRSASQSGVQLHVNLIPYNPISEADYQRPHPTRVEEFVRQLEQHHVQASVRQTRGLDGNAACGQLRGSFLQNRAVLVTTPQLPAGNGIPNCPYLREPEGNLKA, encoded by the coding sequence ATGTCCGCCCCATCCCTTCCCCTGCTTGGACAATCTCTATCCGCACTGAAAGACTGGGCCACTGCCCAAGGGCAACCCGCCTATCGTGGGCAACAACTGCACAACTGGATTTACCAAAAAGGGATCCGCTCTCTGGACAAGGTGACGGTGTTTCCCAAAGGGTGGCGAGAGGCGCTAAAGGACTACCCAGTGGGGCGATCCGAGATGGTACAACGGACAGAAGCCCGCGATGGCACGGTGAAATATCTGTTGGGGTTGACGGATGGGCAGTTGATCGAGACGGTGGGGATCCCGACCAGCAAGCGTCTGACGGTGTGTGTCTCCTCTCAGGTGGGCTGCCCCATGGCCTGTGACTTTTGTGCCACAGGCAAAATGGGCTATCGGCGCAACCTGGAGCTGCACGAAATTTTGGATCAGGTTTTGACGGTACAGGAGGATTTTGGCCGCCGCGTTAGCCACATTGTGTTTATGGGCATGGGAGAACCCCTCCTCAACCGCGACACGGTGGTGCGAGCCATTCGCAGTCTCAATCAAGAGATTGGCATCGGCCAGCGACACATCACCCTATCCACTGTGGGAGTACCTCGGCAAATCCCCTGGCTGGCCCAGCAAGATTTACAAATTACCTTGGCCGTTAGCCTCCATGCCCCCAACCAGGAACTGCGGCAACAGTTGATCCCGTCGGCAGTCCATTATCCATTGGCGTCTTTAATCCAGGATTGCCGAGACTACATGCTCAGCAGCGGGCGACGGGTAAGTTTTGAGTACACATTGCTAGGGGGAGTTAACGATCTGCCGATCCATGCTCGGCAATTGGCGGAACTGTTGCGCAGCGCCAGCCAGTCAGGGGTACAACTGCATGTGAACCTGATCCCCTACAACCCCATCTCTGAGGCTGACTATCAACGCCCTCACCCGACACGGGTCGAAGAGTTTGTCCGACAACTAGAGCAGCACCATGTGCAGGCCAGTGTGCGCCAAACCCGTGGCTTGGATGGCAATGCTGCCTGTGGCCAACTTCGGGGATCCTTTCTACAAAATCGCGCCGTTTTGGTAACCACTCCCCAGTTACCGGCAGGCAATGGGATTCCTAATTGCCCTTACCTGAGGGAGCCAGAGGGGAACCTCAAAGCTTAA
- a CDS encoding glycerophosphodiester phosphodiesterase has protein sequence MEMQRRRFVLAVVFLSLAGIGGVGWGVAHYYSLSYVLHSATGSSTGEYYAFGQALATVVSRHHPHLHPALGSGLYHPAPSGAYSDGSPKLRAQPPTCRHDLTSNFITSSMTTQNLCRVIAHRGDHTQAEENTLEAFTAAITIGADQIELDVRRSQDGILLIFHDADLGGQPLATLTWAEIQAHKPTIPTLQETLLHIKGKITLDIELKEAGYEEQVLALIRDSLTPEQYPDHYVITSFLPQVVQRVKIWDPELKVGLLVDRKAPESQDSQTTEYTTGSLFQYSRDLGADFLAPHHSWINPEFLNLATEAGIPLYVWTVNDPEQMRACLQSKIIQGLITDDPQLALQIRASLSGESDDGSA, from the coding sequence ATGGAAATGCAGCGACGTCGGTTTGTGCTTGCGGTGGTGTTCCTCAGTTTGGCGGGGATCGGCGGAGTGGGTTGGGGGGTGGCCCATTATTACAGCCTTAGCTACGTGTTGCACTCAGCCACCGGCAGTTCCACCGGCGAGTACTATGCTTTTGGACAGGCCCTCGCTACCGTGGTCAGTCGCCATCATCCCCACCTTCACCCTGCCCTGGGAAGTGGCCTTTACCACCCTGCGCCATCGGGAGCGTATTCTGATGGCAGCCCAAAGCTCAGAGCCCAACCCCCAACATGCAGACATGATTTGACAAGCAACTTTATAACCAGCAGTATGACCACCCAAAACCTGTGCCGGGTGATCGCCCACCGTGGAGATCACACCCAGGCAGAAGAAAATACCCTAGAAGCCTTCACTGCCGCCATCACCATCGGTGCCGACCAAATTGAGCTGGATGTCCGCCGCAGCCAAGACGGGATCCTGCTCATTTTTCACGATGCTGACTTGGGGGGACAACCCTTAGCAACCTTAACCTGGGCGGAGATTCAAGCCCACAAACCCACGATTCCCACCCTTCAAGAAACCCTGTTGCACATCAAGGGCAAAATCACCCTCGATATCGAACTCAAAGAAGCAGGTTATGAAGAGCAGGTTCTAGCCTTAATCCGCGATAGTCTCACCCCAGAGCAATATCCAGATCACTATGTCATCACCTCCTTTTTGCCGCAGGTGGTACAGCGGGTAAAAATATGGGATCCAGAACTCAAAGTTGGCCTCCTGGTAGACAGGAAAGCCCCGGAATCTCAAGATTCACAGACAACTGAATACACAACCGGATCTCTATTCCAGTACAGCCGGGATTTAGGTGCTGATTTTCTTGCCCCTCACCACAGTTGGATTAACCCAGAGTTTCTCAACCTGGCAACCGAGGCCGGGATCCCACTCTATGTCTGGACGGTGAACGATCCTGAGCAAATGAGAGCTTGTTTGCAGTCGAAGATCATCCAGGGATTGATTACGGATGACCCGCAACTGGCTTTACAAATTCGTGCCAGTCTTTCTGGTGAATCAGATGATGGATCAGCTTAA
- a CDS encoding protein-L-isoaspartate(D-aspartate) O-methyltransferase — protein sequence MVRPFSSFCEGNSHSLSGIPEAKAFDPFALEREQMVREQIGQRGIRDRRVLQAMQKVPRHRFVPLEQQAHAYTDRPLSIGYNQTISQPYIVALMTEAAQLKPESVVLEIGTGSGYQTAVLAELAQQVYSLERIPALAEQAQQTLYALGYRNIHIRQGDGYQGWPEHAPYDAIVVTAAPPTLPPLLPDQLAMGGTWVVPVGEGCQSLLILHKTPQGLIQKGSFPVQFVPML from the coding sequence GTGGTCAGACCGTTTTCGTCTTTTTGTGAAGGCAATTCCCACTCTTTATCCGGGATCCCTGAGGCGAAGGCTTTTGATCCGTTTGCCCTAGAGCGAGAGCAAATGGTTAGAGAGCAAATTGGGCAACGGGGCATCCGGGATCGACGGGTACTACAGGCTATGCAAAAAGTTCCTCGTCATCGTTTTGTACCGCTTGAACAACAGGCTCATGCCTATACGGATCGCCCGCTCTCCATTGGCTACAATCAAACGATTTCTCAGCCTTATATTGTTGCGTTGATGACAGAAGCAGCCCAACTGAAGCCAGAATCGGTGGTGCTGGAAATTGGTACTGGCTCCGGTTATCAAACGGCAGTTTTGGCAGAGTTAGCTCAACAGGTTTACAGTCTAGAACGGATCCCGGCCTTGGCAGAGCAAGCGCAGCAAACGCTATACGCCCTGGGCTATCGGAATATCCACATTCGCCAAGGGGATGGGTACCAAGGTTGGCCAGAACATGCTCCTTACGATGCCATTGTGGTGACGGCAGCCCCTCCGACTCTGCCGCCCCTGTTGCCGGACCAGTTGGCGATGGGAGGAACATGGGTGGTTCCGGTGGGGGAGGGATGCCAATCTTTGTTGATCCTCCACAAAACACCCCAAGGGTTGATCCAAAAGGGCTCTTTCCCAGTTCAGTTTGTCCCAATGCTTTAG